The following is a genomic window from Lactococcus carnosus.
AAAAAGACACAACATTGTGCCCTTTTTTAAAAACGTAATAGAAAATTTCTCTGAAACATGATTGATAACAAACTTTGGTTTTGCTTAGTATAAAATTCGGAGATATAAAGATGATAATTGTGATGGGATTTAATAAATAGAAGGCATTAGATGATTCATTATAAAAGACAGATATGTCCATAGACAAAACTTATCGCATATTTAGTCCTCTATTTTATTTTACTTGAATCTTGGAAATAATCTGAGCAGCTTGATTATCAAACGAAATAGGAATTTGGATTGTTTTGACATTATTGAGTATTTTTTTAGATTCCTCTTTAACCCAAGTAGGATCTGTGAGGTATCTTTCATCTTGATAATGATTAGGGTCTCTATAAAAGTTGATAGTCCCATCATGATTAGAACTGTAAGTAATATTTGTTGTTCCTGCCATTTTGTGCAGCAAATGCTAAGGACAAGGTGGGAAAATCAAAAAGTCCTCAAAAGATTGATAAGGTTCAATCATCCAAAAAGAAAGACCCTGTAAAAATTCCAGACTCATCTGCTCCAAAAAAAGTCGAATTAGTTGGAAAAACCTTTGAAATTGACGGAGATAAGTATCATATGAAAATGATATTGATTTTTTTGACTTATATTGAGAAGGAAACGTATAAAAATATGGCGTGATTTAATTTAAATCACGCCATATTTTTATACAATCTCTATGAGTTTCGGCTAGAGTGAGATCGGATGATATGATTGTCCGGTAATGAAGGCTATCCTACTGACTTAAGTCAATCCAGTCCAAGTCCTGATAAGAGTGCATTGAGGCCTAAATCAAAACTTTCGGCCACATCTACTGTCTTGATATTAAATAAATCTGCTAGATATAAGGAAGCAAATCCATGTAAATAACTTCTTAACACTATGATTATTTTTATTTCTTTTTCAATTGTAAAATTGTAAACTTTTAGAACAGATTGGATAATGAGGACAATCGCTTCTTTTGCCTTTGAAATGTCTTGAGAGTTGTTTAAGTATGGATTTTCAATTGCTTGATAGAGTACAGGATTTTGTATCGCAAATGTGACATAGGTATTTGCGATTCTGATTAGTGCGTCATGCTTTGAAAAACCTAAAACTGACTGAACCACTTCTTTTTCAAGTAAGTCTAAACTATATATCCCCAACTGGCCATACAAGTCTTCAATACCAGAAATATGATTATATAAAGAGGGCGTTTTGATCCCAAGATTAGCAGCAATGCCATTTAGACTGACATTTAATAGGCCTTGTTTAGTTGCTAAGTCTATGGTAGCATGTATAATTTTCTCGTTATCAATTTTTTTCTTCACTTATTTTATTATCCAATCTCTT
Proteins encoded in this region:
- a CDS encoding TetR/AcrR family transcriptional regulator, which encodes MKKKIDNEKIIHATIDLATKQGLLNVSLNGIAANLGIKTPSLYNHISGIEDLYGQLGIYSLDLLEKEVVQSVLGFSKHDALIRIANTYVTFAIQNPVLYQAIENPYLNNSQDISKAKEAIVLIIQSVLKVYNFTIEKEIKIIIVLRSYLHGFASLYLADLFNIKTVDVAESFDLGLNALLSGLGLD